In the Gymnodinialimonas sp. 202GB13-11 genome, one interval contains:
- the radC gene encoding RadC family protein yields the protein MSEQPAFSFEEVLPRFVKATPVRRASGPSKGAEDHRLKHRDRLRARFTEGGPDAVPDYELLEMVLYGAILRGDTKPLAKRLIAHFGDLNRVLAAPPARLKEIEGVGDKVVFQLKLIEAVGHRMARAKVMQKPILSSWDALLEYCQTAMAHRDIEQFRVLYLDRKNVLIADEAQAEGTVDHVPVYPREVVKRALELNATALILVHNHPSGDPTPSQSDIEMTFAIRDAAEIFNITIHDHLVIGKARELSFRSEGYL from the coding sequence ATGTCCGAACAGCCCGCCTTTTCCTTTGAAGAAGTCTTACCCCGTTTCGTGAAGGCCACACCTGTGCGCAGGGCGTCTGGCCCGTCGAAAGGGGCCGAGGATCACCGCCTCAAACATCGCGACCGTCTGCGCGCGCGTTTTACCGAAGGCGGGCCGGATGCCGTGCCGGATTACGAGCTGCTGGAGATGGTCCTTTACGGTGCCATCCTGCGCGGCGACACCAAGCCGCTCGCCAAGCGCCTCATCGCGCATTTCGGGGATCTCAACCGCGTCCTTGCCGCACCCCCGGCCCGTCTGAAAGAGATTGAGGGGGTCGGCGACAAGGTCGTCTTCCAGCTGAAGCTCATCGAGGCCGTGGGCCACCGCATGGCGCGCGCCAAGGTCATGCAGAAACCGATCCTCAGCTCATGGGATGCGCTGCTCGAATATTGCCAGACCGCCATGGCCCACCGCGATATCGAACAGTTTCGCGTTCTGTATCTGGACCGTAAAAACGTCCTCATCGCGGATGAGGCGCAAGCCGAAGGTACCGTCGATCATGTGCCGGTCTACCCGCGCGAGGTCGTGAAACGGGCGCTAGAGCTGAATGCCACCGCTCTGATCCTCGTGCACAACCACCCGTCAGGTGATCCAACGCCAAGCCAATCCGATATTGAAATGACATTCGCCATTCGCGATGCGGCTGAGATCTTCAACATCACGATCCACGATCATCTGGTGATCGGCAAAGCGCGCGAGCTTAGCTTCCGCTCCGAAGGTTACCTATAG
- a CDS encoding sterol desaturase family protein → MSFLRSVISHLETPREDRPLGSGWLSGSLALLAGLAGLLIVLLRWYPETFSYPEIAFIHQNGIMTVVMRFLLLSGYALALLSLIIGRRKSLGWCALAVTVVASLMATTQPDTAGAPPQSLYFGLDYFIINVLVVGFLFVPLERFFPARSEQTVFRPEWQEDMFYYLISSMFVQVLGFITLAPANYVNANIDLDATRAWIASMPFWVQVIVIMAATDFVQYWVHRAFHTFPFLWNFHAIHHSTKKMDWLAGARMHFIEIAILRSLTAVPMFTLGFMPEAIQAYLLIVYFSSSFIHANIGWKMGFLERFIVTPRFHHWHHGSDRDAIDINYSSHFPIYDWLFGTHHLPDKGEWPEQYGVVGDTVPRGYWKQFMYPFSSKFRREPTPPPGE, encoded by the coding sequence ATGAGCTTTTTACGATCCGTCATATCGCACCTTGAAACCCCGCGTGAAGACCGCCCGCTTGGCTCCGGCTGGCTTAGCGGATCCCTGGCCCTGTTGGCCGGGCTGGCAGGCCTCCTGATCGTATTGCTGCGCTGGTATCCTGAGACCTTCAGCTACCCCGAAATCGCCTTCATCCACCAAAACGGCATCATGACCGTGGTGATGCGCTTCCTGCTTTTGTCCGGCTATGCGCTGGCGCTTTTGTCGCTGATCATCGGGCGCCGCAAATCACTGGGTTGGTGTGCGCTGGCCGTCACAGTCGTCGCCAGCCTCATGGCCACCACGCAGCCCGACACCGCAGGCGCACCGCCGCAAAGCCTCTACTTCGGACTCGATTACTTCATCATCAACGTGCTGGTCGTCGGCTTCCTCTTCGTCCCACTCGAACGCTTCTTCCCGGCACGGTCCGAGCAAACCGTCTTCCGCCCCGAATGGCAGGAAGACATGTTTTACTACCTCATCTCTTCTATGTTCGTGCAGGTGCTTGGCTTCATCACGCTGGCCCCCGCCAACTACGTGAACGCCAATATCGACCTTGATGCCACCCGCGCCTGGATTGCGTCGATGCCGTTCTGGGTTCAGGTCATCGTTATCATGGCGGCCACCGATTTCGTGCAATATTGGGTCCACCGCGCCTTCCACACGTTCCCGTTCCTGTGGAACTTCCACGCGATCCACCATTCCACGAAAAAGATGGATTGGCTCGCCGGTGCGCGGATGCATTTCATCGAGATTGCCATCCTGCGCAGCCTGACCGCTGTGCCGATGTTCACGCTCGGCTTCATGCCCGAGGCGATCCAGGCCTACCTGCTGATCGTCTATTTCTCGTCGAGCTTCATCCACGCTAATATCGGGTGGAAGATGGGCTTCCTGGAGCGCTTCATCGTCACGCCCCGGTTTCACCACTGGCACCACGGGTCGGATCGCGACGCGATCGACATCAATTATTCCAGCCATTTCCCGATCTACGATTGGCTCTTCGGCACCCATCATTTGCCCGACAAAGGCGAATGGCCCGAGCAATATGGCGTCGTCGGTGACACCGTTCCGCGCGGGTATTGGAAGCAGTTCATGTATCCGTTCTCGTCCAAGTTCCGGCGTGAACCGACGCCACCGCCCGGCGAATAA
- the map gene encoding type I methionyl aminopeptidase, giving the protein MDDFKGRLTKDGIRIHQQADFAGMHRAGALAADILDRVAPLVVPGVTTGALDAQIEAWVNEAEATSATIGYRGYQHASCISINHVVCHGIPSEKKLKDGDIVNIDVTVIVDGWFGDTSRMFVAGNLPRKAERLIQVTHDALFKGIEAVKPGKTFGDIGYAIQSFVESKRMSVVRDFCGHGLGQVFHAPPNVLHYGRPGTGPVLEEGMFFTIEPMVNLGRPETKVLSDDWTAVTRDKSLSAQFEHSIGVTADGAEIFTLSPAGKFHPTWG; this is encoded by the coding sequence GTGGACGATTTCAAAGGCCGCCTCACCAAAGACGGCATCCGCATTCACCAACAAGCTGACTTCGCCGGGATGCACCGGGCGGGGGCGCTTGCGGCTGACATTCTCGACCGGGTCGCGCCTCTGGTGGTGCCCGGTGTGACCACGGGCGCGCTCGATGCGCAGATCGAGGCCTGGGTGAATGAGGCTGAGGCGACGTCCGCCACCATCGGCTATCGCGGCTATCAGCACGCCTCTTGCATCAGCATCAACCACGTCGTCTGCCACGGCATCCCCAGCGAGAAGAAGCTGAAGGACGGCGATATCGTAAACATCGACGTCACCGTGATTGTCGATGGCTGGTTCGGCGACACGTCTCGCATGTTCGTGGCGGGCAATCTGCCCCGTAAGGCTGAGCGGTTGATCCAAGTGACCCACGACGCGCTGTTCAAAGGCATCGAGGCTGTGAAACCCGGCAAGACCTTCGGTGATATCGGCTACGCGATCCAATCCTTCGTCGAGTCCAAGCGCATGTCCGTCGTGCGCGATTTCTGCGGTCACGGTCTGGGGCAGGTGTTCCACGCCCCACCCAACGTGCTCCACTACGGCCGCCCCGGCACGGGCCCCGTGCTGGAAGAAGGCATGTTCTTCACAATCGAGCCGATGGTGAACCTCGGGCGCCCGGAAACGAAGGTCCTCTCCGATGATTGGACCGCCGTGACCCGCGACAAAAGCCTCAGCGCCCAATTCGAGCATTCCATTGGCGTAACCGCCGATGGGGCCGAGATCTTCACGCTTTCACCCGCGGGCAAGTTCCACCCAACCTGGGGCTAA
- a CDS encoding LysE family translocator yields MIDWLIFIPACFALNLAFGPNNLLAMTHGARGGVAFAQKAAIGRLLVFVPMIGLSALGLGLVLTASAALFSVVKVIGAIYLIWLGVRLWRAAASAQVEVGATTNLSMSRAFRAEALVALSNPKAILIFAAFFPQFVSVEAYWQSYLALGAAFLALEAVAIFAYACAGRFTMRVAADRMPWIQRASGAMMAMFGVLLLISPAPEAMGRPAAAR; encoded by the coding sequence ATGATTGATTGGCTGATTTTCATCCCCGCTTGTTTTGCGCTGAACCTCGCCTTTGGGCCGAACAACCTGCTGGCGATGACCCATGGCGCGCGGGGCGGCGTTGCCTTTGCGCAGAAGGCAGCGATTGGCCGCCTGCTGGTCTTTGTGCCAATGATTGGGTTGAGCGCGCTGGGCCTGGGATTGGTTCTGACCGCGTCGGCCGCCCTGTTCAGTGTCGTGAAGGTGATCGGTGCGATTTACCTGATCTGGCTGGGCGTACGGTTGTGGCGCGCGGCGGCATCCGCACAGGTCGAGGTGGGCGCGACGACAAACCTATCGATGTCCCGCGCCTTTCGGGCCGAGGCGCTGGTTGCCCTGAGCAATCCGAAAGCCATACTGATCTTTGCAGCGTTTTTCCCACAATTCGTCAGCGTGGAGGCCTATTGGCAAAGCTATCTGGCCCTTGGCGCAGCCTTTTTGGCGCTCGAAGCGGTGGCGATCTTTGCCTATGCCTGCGCGGGTCGGTTCACCATGCGGGTGGCGGCGGACCGCATGCCGTGGATACAGCGGGCCTCCGGCGCGATGATGGCTATGTTTGGCGTGCTTTTGTTGATCAGTCCCGCGCCTGAGGCGATGGGTCGACCGGCAGCGGCCCGC